A genome region from Cannabis sativa cultivar Pink pepper isolate KNU-18-1 unplaced genomic scaffold, ASM2916894v1 Contig7, whole genome shotgun sequence includes the following:
- the LOC133033443 gene encoding uncharacterized protein LOC133033443: MLKSKIPPKLKDLGSFTIPCIIGGKDVGGALCDLGASINLMPMSIFKKLGIGEARPTTVTLQLADRSMARPEGKIKDVLVQVDKFIFPADFIILDYEEDREVSMILGRPFLATGRTLIDVQKGELTMRVNDQQVTFNVFNAMRFPDEIEECSRISLIDSIVAEKFLKEASKEEKMISSLEELEALSEDEETKVTWVESKKPFTKFRKPFESLELSENNFKPPKPSIQEPPELELKPLPSHLKYVDLGDGETLPVIISAMLGA, encoded by the coding sequence ATGTTGAAGAGCAAAATTCCTCCTAAGTTGAAAGATCTTGGAAGTTTTACAATCCCATGTATCATTGGCGGAAAAGATGTGGGTGGAGCCTTATGTGACTTGGGAGCTAGTATTAATTTAATGCCCATGTCTATTTTCAAGAAGTtgggaattggagaagcaaggccAACCACCGTCACTTTGCAATTAGCCGATCGTTCCATGGCCCGTCCAGAAGGAAAAATTAAAGATGTCTTGGTGCAAGTTGATAAGTTTATTTTTCCAGCCGATTTCATCATTCTTGATTATGAGGAGGATAGAGAAGTTTCTATGATTTTGGGAAGGCCATTCCTTGCTACCGGGAGGACCTTGATTGATGTGCAAAAAGGGGAGCTTACTATGCGGGTGAATGATCAACAAGTGACTTTTAATGTGTTCAATGCCATGAGGTTTCCGGATGAGATTGAGGAATGCTCTCGCATAAGTTTGATTGATTCTATTGTGGCTGAAAAATTTCTTAAGGAAGCTTCGAAAGAGGAAAAGATGATAAGTTCTCTTGAAGAGCTTGAAGCTTTaagtgaagatgaagaaaccaaaGTTACTTGGGTAGAGTCAAAGAAGCCTTTCACTAAGTTTAGGAAGCCATTTGAATCTTTGGAGTTGTCAGAGAACAATTTCAAGCCTCCTAAGCCTTCCATTCAAGAACCACCCGAGTTGGAGTTGAAGCCGTTACCTAGTCATTTGAAGTATGTTGATTTGGGAGATGGAGAGACCTTGCCGGTAATTATTTCTGCTATGTTGGGTGCCTAA